A stretch of Episyrphus balteatus chromosome 2, idEpiBalt1.1, whole genome shotgun sequence DNA encodes these proteins:
- the LOC129912307 gene encoding protein Tob1, with product MHIEIQVALNFVISYLYNKLPRRRVNIFGEELEKALKDKFQGHWYPEKPFKGSAFRCLKTGDPIDSVLERAARESGVPISDILENLPSELSVWVDPGEVSYRIGEKGAVKILYSENNDNHEDSSSADREVTKTFNPEAQCFRPIDAVSSSMNGLSLSPKTSPHSGSSPASSTSPTYKGSPNPAGNFLARSQAPLTFTTATFAQTKFGSTKLKTSSKRANSSYRMSPTEFSNYIKQRAMQQQFHHSHGPAAPSNHFGPIGPSSPSRSLSPNPLGLGIGQNDPFYFPNIGMGIYPQFNGHRNIFDSHFHAENNGIYNGSNNSANPIGNGTTPNGHGKFSSYIEPHGFYGLNNQLPQQQQQQPLQQNGNSNNINGGGNLNNNSNATMPNNNANNNVSAAISAAVGTLTAAAAVGASANSAGVSSANGQPQQQQQQAVSPMSSPGSGGNQDSNNSKLIDGLNSFYSNATGPYQHLLVAN from the exons ATGCATATAGAAATTCAGGTCgcattaaattttgttatatcGTATCTGTATAATAAACTGCCACGGCGACGAGTCAACATATTTGGTGAGGAGCTAGAAAAAGCATTAAAAGACAAATTCCAAGGACATTGGTATCCTGAAAAGCCTTTCAAG GGCTCAGCATTTCGCTGTTTAAAAACAGGAGATCCAATTGATTCAGTGCTAGAAAGAGCGGCTCGTGAAAGTGGCGTACCCATTTCTGATATCCTAGAAAATCTTCCATCAGAATTATCAGTATGGGTTGATCCTGGTGAGGTATCATATCGAATTGGTGAGAAGGGTGCAGTTAAA attttatACTCTGAAAACAATGACAACCATGAAGACTCATCATCAGCCGATCGTGAagtaacaaaaacatttaatccGGAAGCACAATGTTTTCGGCCAATCGATGCTGTTAGCTCAAGTATGAATGGACTTAGCTTGAGTCCGAAAACATCACCACATTCGGGCTCATCACCCGCTTCGTCTACTAGTCCAACATACAAAGGTAGTCCGAATCCAGCTGGTAATTTTCTAGCGCGCTCACAAGCGCCCTTGACATTTACCACAGCCACATTTGCCCAAACTAAGTTTGGtagcacaaaattaaaaaccagcTCTAAGCGAGCTAACAG CTCATACAGAATGTCACCAACGGAATTCTCCAACTATATCAAACAAAGGGCAATGCAACAGCAGTTTCATCATTCCCATGGTCCAGCTGCACCAAGTAATCACTTCGGCCCAATAGGACCATCATCTCCATCAAGATCTCTCTCACCAAATCCTCTCGGTTTGGGCATTGGCCAAAATGATCCTTTCTATTTCCCCAACATCGGCATGGGCATCTACCCACAATTCAATGGACACCGAAATATCTTTGATTCTCATTTCCATGCTGAAAACAATGGCATCTACAATGGCAGCAATAATAGTGCCAATCCTATTGGCAATGGTACTACACCAAATGGTCATGGTAAATTCTCATCATACATTGAACCCCACGGATTTTATGGTCTCAACAATCAATtaccacaacaacaacagcagcagccaTTGCAACAAAATGGCAACTCAAATAATATTAATGGTGGAGGTAATCTCAACAACAATAGTAATGCCACAATGCCAAATAATAATGCCAATAACAATGTATCGGCTGCAATTTCAGCTGCTGTTGGTACTTTAACAGCAGCTGCAGCTGTAGGTGCAAGTGCTAATTCAGCTGGTGTAAGCTCTGCAAATGGAcagccacaacaacaacaacagcaagctGTTTCACCAATGAGCTCACCTGGCTCTGGCGGAAATCAGGACTCGAACAATTCAAAATTGATTGATGGTCTCAATTCGTTTTATTCCAATGCAACAGGACCTTATCAGCACCTTTTGGTTgctaattaa
- the LOC129911464 gene encoding uncharacterized protein LOC129911464 isoform X2: protein MDTANCEAFNFLYISPDKNDDIQEFIKIAATLIKQNKKVLLFTRQHVDMMPALAGLNKEQMQHFIISYHSDINTIIGKLLELHDWTILPDFVVLNLNSFYNPSNDEDENGHPKFDKVCFCISTLLNYMRFLKTKKCSKSVMAAFNEIAALQNKVLN from the exons atggatacGGCAAACTGCGAagcatttaatttcttatatatTTCACCCGATAAAAATGATGACATTCAAGAATTCATTAAG ATTGCAGCaacattaataaaacaaaataaaaaagttctcCTATTCACTCGTCAACATGTTGATATGATGCCGGCTTTAGCCGGTTTGAATAAAGAGCAGATGCAACATTTTATCATTTC ATATCATTCAGATATAAATACTATCATTGGAAAACTATTAGAACTTCACGATTGGACAATTTTGCCTGATTTCGTTGTATTAAATTTGAATTCATTCTACAATCCTTCAAATGATGAGGACGAGAATGGTCATCCCAAATTTGATAAAGTATGCTTTTGTATCTCAACATTGCTAAATTATATGCGTTTTTTGAAGACAAAGAAATGTTCAAAAAGTGTG atgGCAGCATTCAATGAGATCGCCGCGTtacaaaataaagttttgaattaa
- the LOC129911464 gene encoding uncharacterized protein LOC129911464 isoform X1 has protein sequence MDTANCEAFNFLYISPDKNDDIQEFIKIAATLIKQNKKVLLFTRQHVDMMPALAGLNKEQMQHFIISYHSDINTIIGKLLELHDWTILPDFVVLNLNSFYNPSNDEDENGHPKFDKVCFCISTLLNYMRFLKTKKCSKSVVLLNSNRDVKVQLLIDFYFYKMAAFNEIAALQNKVLN, from the exons atggatacGGCAAACTGCGAagcatttaatttcttatatatTTCACCCGATAAAAATGATGACATTCAAGAATTCATTAAG ATTGCAGCaacattaataaaacaaaataaaaaagttctcCTATTCACTCGTCAACATGTTGATATGATGCCGGCTTTAGCCGGTTTGAATAAAGAGCAGATGCAACATTTTATCATTTC ATATCATTCAGATATAAATACTATCATTGGAAAACTATTAGAACTTCACGATTGGACAATTTTGCCTGATTTCGTTGTATTAAATTTGAATTCATTCTACAATCCTTCAAATGATGAGGACGAGAATGGTCATCCCAAATTTGATAAAGTATGCTTTTGTATCTCAACATTGCTAAATTATATGCGTTTTTTGAAGACAAAGAAATGTTCAAAAAGTGTGGtacttttaaattcaaatcgaGATGTGAAAGTACAgcttttaattgatttttatttttataagatgGCAGCATTCAATGAGATCGCCGCGTtacaaaataaagttttgaattaa
- the LOC129910776 gene encoding small ubiquitin-related modifier 3 gives MSDEKKGSETEHINLKVLGQDNAVVQFKIKKHTPLRKLMNAYCDRAGLSMQVVRFRFDGQPINENDTPTSLEMEEGDTIEVYQQQTGGCLIKTQDLSY, from the exons ATGTCTGATGAAAAGAAG GGATCCGAAACTGAACACATCAACTTGAAAGTCTTGGGACAAGACAATGCTGTCGTCcagtttaaaatcaaaaagcaTACCCCACTGCGAAAACTGATGAATGCTTATTGTGATCGAgcg GGTCTATCCATGCAAGTGGTTCGGTTTCGATTCGATGGACAGCCAATAAATGAAAACGACACACCAACTTCGCTTGAGATGGAAGAAGGCGATACAATCGAAGTCTACCAACAACAGACGGGTGGTTGCCTAATTAAAACCCAAGATTTATcatattaa
- the LOC129911466 gene encoding uncharacterized protein DDB_G0292186-like: protein MNYNKNDVQANVIPIANSNWGSFNSRYDRQPNYQDSGNAANSNFNEIEQIDYVANSTAQYQSNNEFTGVNDVDSFGLDKQSINFHKDYGFSDDSSYGQDTNNSGAYMQNQNTNNRGRFGQNPKKFQNNRSNNKNFGSQQNNFNSQWNQSNSNNAMNNKNRGSWLSGSEQGSVGNGNNPNANQPNQSDQFNGYGDSSANYVSFGKFRQHFINRQNKTSNGDEQQTPAPTLFMGRNESYPDELNSLMNPFFCGVCNSRLNSIKSANIHYESKAHDKQVSNWMKKTFADKGLNVPEVKRFVTQETVSPYRCELCKLDLTSAQHALQHYNGKRHRTAATKISPPTGIGYYNVDGNWVETGKVMDKVTGKESSYILVNTPTGFEPVVLHVAPAQVAGVKRPAELQANKPEVVPQKKAHLNEPQNPEQAKIKQQKEEQYRTMITEYEKKKASDPNNEFKSISLESVNNYTQAAQDALNTQQCNICGISTTSYDQMLLHLKGIRHTKRLRSLGEPPIVLDKKSSTTILESLNDNSPLDLSMYRTPSGSYYCKTCNAALEDVARIKKHIFSKAHLAAVKKSEEKPKPVKS from the exons ATGAATTATAATAAAAACGATGTCCAAGCAAATGTTATACCCATTGCTAATAGTAATTGGGGATCTTTTAATTCG CGATATGATCGGCAACCAAATTACCAAGACTCTGGAAATGCCGCGAATTCTAACTTCAATGAAATTGAACAAATCGATTATGTTGCTAATTCAACAGCACAATATCAATCCAATAATGAATTTACTGGTGTAAATGATGTTGACTCTTTTGGGTTAGATAAACAATCCATTAACTTCCATAAAGATTATGGATTTTCTGATGATTCTTCTTATGGTCAAGATACCAATAATAGCGGCGCATACATGCAAAACCAAAATACCAATAATCGTGGTAGATTTGGACAAAATCCCAAAAAGTTCCAAAACAATCGTTCGAATAACAAAAACTTTGGATCtcaacaaaacaattttaattctcAGTGGAATCAATCGAATTCCAATAACGCAATGAACAATAAAAACCGAGGATCGTGGTTGTCCGGGTCGGAACAGGGTTCGGTTGGTAATGGAAATAATCCAAATGCAAACCAACCGAATCAATCCGATCAGTTCAATGGTTATGGCGATTCTAGCGCCAATTATGTATCCTTTGGCAAATTCAGACAACATTTTATTAATCGCCAAAATAAAACTTCAAACGGCGATGAACAACAAACGCCAGCTCCAACGTTGTTTATGGGTAGAAATGAATCCTATCCCGACGAATTGAACAGTCTAATGAATCCATTTTTCTGTGGCGTTTGTAATTCTCGTTTGAATTCCATTAAGAGCGCTAATATTCATTATGAATCGAAAGCCCACGATAAACAGGTCTCGAATTggatgaaaaaaacatttgccGATAAGGGACTGAATGTCCCGGAGGTAAAGCGTTTTGTTACCCAAGAGACAGTCAGTCCGTATCGTTGTGAGCTATGTAAGCTTGATTTAACATCAGCTCAGCATGCTTTGCAGCATTATAATGGCAAGAGGCATAGAACAGCTGCTACCAAGATCTCGCCACCAACTGGTATTGGTTATTATAATGTTGATGGTAATTGGGTGGAAACGGGCAAGGTCATGGACAAGGTAACTGGGAAGGAATCGTCTTATATTTTGGTCAATACCCCGACGGGTTTTGAACCAGTTGTTTTGCATGTTGCCCCAGCTCAGGTTGCTGGGGTAAAAAGACCTGCAGAATTGCAAGCGAATAAGCCGGAAGTTGTACCCCAAAAGAAAGCCCATTTAAATGAACCCCAAAACCCAGAACAAGCAAAAATAAAGCAACAAAAGGAAGAGCAATATCGGACAATGATAacagaatatgaaaagaaaaaagcctCAGATCCAAACAATGAGTTTAAATCAATTTCATTAGAATCTGTTAATAATTACACTCAAGCAGCACAAGATGCTTTAAATACACAACAATGTAATATATGTGGAATTAGTACCACATCATACGATCAAATGTTGCTTCATCTGAAAGGTATACGTCATACCAAAAGATTACGATCTCTTGGTGAACCTCCGATTGTTTTGGACAAAAAATCATCCACTACGATTTTAGAGAGCTTAAATGATAATAGTCCTTTGGATTTATCAATGTATCGAACGCCAAGCGGTTCGTATTATTGTAAAACTTGTAATGCTGCTTTGGAAGATGTTGCACGCATTAAGAAGCATATATTTAGTAAGGCACATTTGGCTGCTGTTAAAAAAAGTGAAGAGAAACCAAAACCAGTGAAATCTTAG